The following are encoded in a window of Mustela nigripes isolate SB6536 chromosome 1, MUSNIG.SB6536, whole genome shotgun sequence genomic DNA:
- the LOC132017949 gene encoding peptidyl-prolyl cis-trans isomerase NIMA-interacting 4 — protein sequence MPPKGKSGPGKGGKGGAASGSDSSDKKAQGPKGGGSAIKVRHILCEKHGKIMEAMEKLKSGMRFNEVATQYSEDKARQGGDLGWMTRGSMVGPFQEAAFALPISGLDKPVFTDPPVKTKFGYHIIMVEGRK from the coding sequence ATGCCGCCCAAGGGAAAAAGTGGTCCCGGGAAAGGGGGGAAAGGGGGAGCAGCCTCTGGGAGTGACAGCTCTGACAAGAAGGCTCAGGGTCCCAAAGGTGGTGGCAGTGCAATAAAGGTCAGACACATTCTGTGTGAAAAACATGGGAAAATCATGGAAGCCATGGAAAAGTTAAAGTCTGGAATGAGATTCAATGAAGTGGCCACACAGTATAGTGAAGATAAAGCCAGGCAAGGGGGCGACTTGGGTTGGATGACCAGAGGTTCCATGGTGGGACCATTTCAAGAAGCAGCATTTGCCTTGCCTATAAGTGGGCTAGATAAGCCTGTGTTTACAGACCCTCCAGTTAAGACAAAATTTGGATATCATATTATTATGgttgaagggagaaaataa
- the LOC132017918 gene encoding uncharacterized protein LOC132017918 isoform X7, translating to MGTSEGPSCSTLRTAWPLLPLRCGMMAQDFWKLQKLLFLNGGPKVSCDLVSRAACAPNPGVLFFLFVLPLRLAPPPLATDLLMLLRTSCEWNHPASVILCLAYIT from the exons ATGGGAACCTCCGAGGGTCCCAGCTGCTCGACTCTGAGGACCGCGTGGCCGTTGCTCCCCCTCAG ATGTGGGATGATGGCGCAGGACTTCTGGAAGCTACAGAAGCTCCTCTTCCTGAACGGGGGACCCAAAGTGAGCTGTGACCTTGTCTCCCGGGCAGCCTGTGCTCCCAACCCTGGAGTCCTGTTCTTCCTCTTTGTCCTGCCCCTCCGGCTCGCCCCACCTCCACTGGCCACAG ATTTGCTTATGCTACTACGTACCTCGTGTGAGTGGAATcatccagcatctgtcattttgtgtctggcttatatcacttag
- the LOC132017918 gene encoding uncharacterized protein LOC132017918 isoform X2: MGTSEGPSCSTLRTAWPLLPLRCGMMAQDFWKLQKLLFLNGGPKVSCDLVSRAACAPNPGVLFFLFVLPLRLAPPPLATGYRPKSQMVVLRPASFPLPRLSPKGCHLPSDLLMLLRTSCEWNHPASVILCLAYIT, translated from the exons ATGGGAACCTCCGAGGGTCCCAGCTGCTCGACTCTGAGGACCGCGTGGCCGTTGCTCCCCCTCAG ATGTGGGATGATGGCGCAGGACTTCTGGAAGCTACAGAAGCTCCTCTTCCTGAACGGGGGACCCAAAGTGAGCTGTGACCTTGTCTCCCGGGCAGCCTGTGCTCCCAACCCTGGAGTCCTGTTCTTCCTCTTTGTCCTGCCCCTCCGGCTCGCCCCACCTCCACTGGCCACAG GTTATAGACCAAAGAGCCAAATGGTGGTTTTGAGACCAGCGAGCTTTCCACTGCCTCGGCTGTCCCCGAAGGGCTGCCATCTGCCTTCTG ATTTGCTTATGCTACTACGTACCTCGTGTGAGTGGAATcatccagcatctgtcattttgtgtctggcttatatcacttag
- the LOC132017918 gene encoding uncharacterized protein LOC132017918 isoform X4 → MGTSEGPSCSTLRTAWPLLPLRCGMMAQDFWKLQKLLFLNGGPKVSCDLVSRAACAPNPGVLFFLFVLPLRLAPPPLATACCSGELALCPRLCQMSLLLGGRPGSLRCSRGSCVWAGHEMARLAVVP, encoded by the exons ATGGGAACCTCCGAGGGTCCCAGCTGCTCGACTCTGAGGACCGCGTGGCCGTTGCTCCCCCTCAG ATGTGGGATGATGGCGCAGGACTTCTGGAAGCTACAGAAGCTCCTCTTCCTGAACGGGGGACCCAAAGTGAGCTGTGACCTTGTCTCCCGGGCAGCCTGTGCTCCCAACCCTGGAGTCCTGTTCTTCCTCTTTGTCCTGCCCCTCCGGCTCGCCCCACCTCCACTGGCCACAG CATGTTGCAGCGGAGAGCTGGCGCTCTGCCCCCGCCTCTGCCAGATGTCCCTGCTCCTGGGCGGCCGCCCCGGGTCACTGAGATGCTCTAGGGGATCCTGTGTCTGGGCGGGACACGAGATGGCACGCCTGGCTGTCGTTCCATGA